In Chitinivibrionales bacterium, one genomic interval encodes:
- a CDS encoding P-II family nitrogen regulator, giving the protein MKMIVAIIQPHRLEPVLDELYKREVNLVTVSECMGHGRQKGITEVYRGVKEMGNLLRKVRLDIAVNEDFVTPTVEAIMKGARTGDLGDGKIFVLDLGEVHRIRTGETGSVAIG; this is encoded by the coding sequence ATGAAAATGATCGTTGCGATAATCCAGCCGCACCGGCTGGAGCCGGTTCTCGATGAACTTTACAAGAGAGAAGTAAACCTGGTGACGGTGAGCGAATGCATGGGCCACGGCCGCCAGAAGGGCATCACCGAGGTGTACCGCGGCGTGAAGGAGATGGGAAACCTGTTGAGAAAAGTGCGGCTCGACATCGCGGTAAATGAAGATTTCGTGACGCCCACGGTCGAGGCCATCATGAAAGGCGCGCGCACCGGCGATCTTGGCGATGGCAAGATATTCGTGCTTGACCTCGGCGAGGTTCACCGCATCAGGACCGGGGAAACGGGGTC
- a CDS encoding ammonium transporter produces MNTAVNSGDTAFVLISAALVMLMTPGLAFFYGGLVRKKNILGILMQCFIVLCVISLQWVLFGYSFSFAPGNGFWGGFAWAGLHGVGSAPMPDYAATIPHSAFMIFQAMFAVITPALIIGAFAERMKFSAFLIFVLLWATLVYDPICHWVWGTGGWLKKMGVLDFAGGTVVHINAGIAALVTALIIGKRKGFDHRPVQPHNLPFAVLGAGLLWFGWFGFNAGSALAANGLAVSAFVATHCAAAAGGIMWALLEWIRNGKPTLFGAITGSVAGLATVTPASGFVTPASAIIIGIVAGVLCFIFVSEFKPKLHLDDSLDAFGVHGVGGIIGVLATGLFASAAVNPAGANGLFYGNPKLFLVQSLAVGVTAGYSIVGTLVIYKIIDLVMKVRVTQKDEEIGLDLSQHHEAAYTVLQ; encoded by the coding sequence ATGAATACAGCCGTTAATTCAGGCGACACCGCGTTTGTGCTGATAAGCGCGGCGCTTGTCATGCTCATGACGCCCGGCCTTGCCTTTTTCTACGGGGGGCTCGTGCGGAAAAAGAACATCCTCGGCATCCTGATGCAGTGTTTCATCGTTCTCTGCGTTATTTCTTTACAATGGGTATTATTCGGGTACAGCTTCTCGTTCGCGCCCGGCAACGGGTTCTGGGGCGGTTTTGCCTGGGCGGGACTGCACGGCGTGGGGAGCGCTCCGATGCCCGACTATGCCGCGACGATCCCCCATTCGGCGTTCATGATTTTCCAGGCGATGTTCGCGGTGATCACGCCGGCGCTCATCATCGGAGCGTTCGCCGAGCGCATGAAATTCTCCGCGTTCCTGATTTTCGTGCTTCTCTGGGCCACGCTGGTGTACGATCCCATCTGCCACTGGGTCTGGGGAACCGGCGGGTGGCTCAAGAAAATGGGCGTCCTTGATTTCGCCGGCGGCACCGTGGTGCACATCAATGCGGGCATTGCAGCGCTTGTCACCGCGCTCATCATAGGAAAACGGAAAGGATTTGACCACCGGCCGGTGCAGCCGCACAACCTGCCGTTCGCGGTGCTCGGCGCCGGGCTCCTGTGGTTCGGATGGTTCGGGTTCAATGCCGGCAGCGCACTCGCCGCCAACGGTCTCGCGGTAAGCGCGTTCGTCGCGACGCATTGTGCCGCCGCGGCCGGCGGCATCATGTGGGCGCTGCTGGAATGGATTCGCAACGGTAAACCAACGCTTTTCGGCGCCATCACGGGCTCGGTGGCCGGCCTGGCAACGGTCACCCCCGCTTCGGGATTCGTTACGCCGGCTTCGGCCATCATCATCGGCATTGTTGCAGGGGTGCTGTGCTTTATTTTTGTGAGCGAATTCAAGCCGAAACTCCATCTCGACGATTCGCTTGACGCGTTCGGCGTCCACGGCGTGGGAGGAATTATCGGCGTTCTGGCCACAGGGCTTTTTGCAAGCGCCGCGGTCAATCCGGCGGGAGCAAACGGCCTTTTTTACGGGAACCCGAAGCTGTTCCTTGTCCAGAGCCTTGCCGTGGGGGTCACGGCGGGATATTCGATTGTCGGCACCCTTGTCATATATAAAATCATCGATCTGGTGATGAAAGTGCGCGTCACCCAAAAAGACGAGGAGATCGGGCTTGATCTCTCCCAGCACCATGAGGCCGCTTACACGGTGCTCCAGTAA
- a CDS encoding sigma 54-interacting transcriptional regulator produces the protein MIISELKTNISFNGLSVLYNIARAMAAGSDLEKILSEILEILEIHAGMNRGMISILNADGSELNVDIARGIPENTKKARYRLGEGITGKVVATGKSILVPKLQDEPEFLNKTGARSHLAHSNIAFLCVPIKSGDAVIGALSVDRVTNGAAQNLEEDLRFLEAIADLISQVVKERRSQQARITALEKENLDLRKTLEEMGKPDEMVGNSSLMREVFRQIGQVASSPTTVLIRGETGTGKELVARAIHQKSMFKDGPFVAVNCAALPESLLESELYGHEKGSFTGATDRRIGKFESANNGTLFLDEIGEMSPSAQGRLLRVIQEKEFQRVGGTALIRVNVRLICATNRDLEKNVAEGRFREDLYYRINVFTVALPSLHHRGADILLLADYFVKKYAKQHNKAIVRISTPAIDMLSAYHWPGNVRELENVMERAVLVATGDTINGHDLPPTLQLKDLSAANRSNSFEDLVSAYERELITDALKDSRGNQTEAAKTLGTTKRIIQYKICKYKIDYGRFKR, from the coding sequence ATGATCATTTCCGAATTAAAAACAAACATCAGCTTCAACGGCCTTTCGGTGCTCTACAACATCGCCAGGGCAATGGCGGCCGGCAGCGACCTGGAGAAAATCCTCTCTGAAATCCTCGAGATACTGGAGATCCACGCCGGCATGAACCGCGGCATGATTTCCATCCTCAACGCCGACGGTTCGGAGCTCAACGTCGACATCGCGCGGGGAATCCCGGAAAACACGAAAAAAGCACGTTACCGGCTCGGCGAGGGCATCACCGGAAAGGTCGTGGCAACCGGAAAGTCGATTCTTGTCCCGAAGCTCCAGGACGAGCCGGAATTCCTCAATAAAACCGGCGCGCGTTCCCATCTGGCGCATTCCAATATCGCGTTCCTCTGCGTGCCGATCAAATCCGGTGATGCCGTGATCGGGGCGCTCTCGGTTGACCGTGTGACCAACGGCGCCGCGCAGAACCTGGAGGAGGACCTGCGGTTCCTTGAGGCGATCGCCGACCTCATTTCGCAGGTTGTCAAGGAGCGGCGTTCGCAGCAGGCGCGCATCACGGCGCTGGAAAAGGAGAACCTCGACCTCCGCAAGACCCTCGAGGAAATGGGAAAGCCCGACGAGATGGTCGGCAACTCGAGCCTGATGCGCGAGGTGTTCCGGCAGATCGGCCAGGTGGCCTCCTCACCCACCACCGTGCTCATCCGCGGGGAGACCGGCACGGGCAAGGAACTCGTGGCGAGGGCCATCCACCAGAAAAGCATGTTCAAGGACGGGCCGTTTGTCGCGGTCAACTGCGCCGCGCTTCCGGAGTCGCTTCTGGAAAGCGAGCTGTACGGCCATGAAAAAGGGTCGTTTACCGGCGCGACCGACCGCCGCATCGGCAAATTTGAATCCGCAAACAACGGCACGTTGTTTCTTGACGAAATAGGAGAAATGTCGCCGTCGGCCCAGGGGCGCCTGCTGCGCGTGATCCAGGAAAAGGAATTCCAGCGCGTGGGCGGCACCGCGCTCATACGGGTGAACGTCAGGCTCATATGCGCCACCAACCGCGATTTGGAAAAGAACGTCGCGGAAGGCAGGTTCCGTGAGGATCTGTATTATCGCATCAACGTCTTCACCGTTGCGCTGCCATCGCTCCATCATCGGGGCGCCGACATCCTCCTGCTCGCCGATTATTTCGTTAAAAAATACGCCAAGCAGCACAACAAGGCCATCGTACGCATTTCCACGCCCGCCATCGACATGCTGTCGGCCTACCACTGGCCGGGCAACGTGCGCGAACTCGAGAACGTGATGGAGCGCGCCGTGCTGGTCGCCACCGGCGACACAATAAACGGCCATGACCTGCCGCCCACCCTGCAGCTCAAGGACCTGTCCGCCGCAAACCGTTCAAACTCCTTTGAAGATCTTGTCTCGGCGTACGAGCGTGAGCTCATCACCGACGCACTCAAGGACTCGCGCGGCAACCAGACGGAAGCCGCAAAGACACTGGGCACCACGAAACGAATCATCCAGTATAAAATCTGCAAATACAAGATTGATTACGGGAGATTTAAGCGATAG